The following proteins come from a genomic window of Candidatus Zixiibacteriota bacterium:
- a CDS encoding proline--tRNA ligase has translation MRWTRTYIPTLREAQSDAELVSHQLLLRGGYIRKLGAGIYLYLPLMQRVIEKFSTIVREEMNRAGGLEITMSVLCPASLWQKSGRYDTVGKEQMRLKDRHDQDMVLCGTHEETVTNLIAGEVRSYRQLPLNLYQIQVKFRDEIRPRFGLMRGREFIMKDAYTFDADEDSFAVTYQKMVDAYFAVFRRAGLDVIKVESDTGVMGGKAAHEFMLLVDTDAGEETIIVSEDGKYAANVEKAEFRDTAIIEVEPDLKTVEAVDTPGAATIEEVSAFLRIRPTRLVKTLIYMADGKPVAALVRGDRELSEVKLKNAIKANELVMASPAEIESATGAPVGFAGPVGLKNVPIIVDRLVANLRNFVVGANQNERHLINVNLDRDFAASTLADITEAREGDLAPYHDSKLIAKSGIEVGNTFMLGTKYSETLGATFLDAEGKERPCIMGSYGIGITRTPQAALEKYYDERGIIWPKSIAPYLVEVIPISMDNENHVAAAQKVYDQLNDAGIDVLWDDRDERPGVKFNDADLIGIPIRITIGDKSLKDNKVEMKARSGSDVALVPLSDIVQAVRDLAGKLN, from the coding sequence ATGCGCTGGACCAGGACATACATCCCGACGCTGCGCGAAGCGCAATCCGATGCCGAGCTGGTATCTCATCAGCTGTTGCTGCGCGGTGGCTACATCCGAAAACTCGGCGCCGGTATCTATCTGTATCTGCCGTTGATGCAGCGTGTCATCGAGAAGTTCTCCACCATCGTCCGTGAAGAGATGAACCGCGCCGGCGGGCTGGAAATCACGATGTCCGTGCTGTGCCCGGCGTCGCTGTGGCAAAAATCCGGCCGGTATGACACCGTCGGTAAGGAGCAGATGCGGCTCAAGGACCGCCACGATCAGGACATGGTGCTGTGTGGAACGCACGAGGAAACGGTCACAAACCTGATCGCCGGCGAAGTGCGCTCGTACCGCCAGCTTCCGCTCAACCTGTACCAGATACAGGTAAAATTCCGTGATGAAATCCGCCCCCGCTTCGGTCTCATGCGCGGGCGTGAGTTCATTATGAAGGATGCCTACACGTTCGATGCCGACGAGGACTCGTTTGCCGTCACGTATCAGAAGATGGTGGACGCCTACTTCGCGGTATTCCGGCGGGCAGGCCTGGATGTCATCAAAGTCGAATCGGATACGGGCGTAATGGGCGGCAAAGCGGCCCATGAATTTATGCTGCTCGTAGATACGGACGCCGGCGAGGAAACGATTATCGTCAGCGAAGACGGCAAGTATGCAGCCAATGTCGAAAAAGCCGAGTTCCGAGATACCGCCATTATCGAGGTCGAGCCGGACTTGAAGACGGTGGAGGCGGTCGATACGCCGGGAGCCGCCACCATCGAGGAAGTGAGCGCCTTCCTCCGGATACGACCGACCAGACTCGTCAAAACGCTCATTTACATGGCCGATGGTAAGCCTGTCGCCGCCCTGGTAAGGGGAGACCGGGAGCTGAGCGAGGTCAAACTCAAGAACGCGATAAAGGCGAACGAGCTTGTTATGGCGTCGCCGGCAGAAATCGAATCAGCCACCGGCGCTCCGGTGGGGTTTGCCGGGCCGGTCGGACTTAAAAACGTCCCGATAATCGTCGATCGGCTGGTTGCCAACCTCCGCAATTTCGTCGTGGGTGCCAATCAAAACGAACGACACCTCATCAACGTCAATCTCGACCGGGACTTCGCGGCATCGACCCTCGCCGACATAACCGAAGCCCGCGAAGGGGATCTGGCCCCCTACCACGACTCGAAACTCATCGCCAAAAGCGGTATCGAAGTCGGCAACACGTTTATGCTCGGTACCAAGTACTCAGAGACGCTGGGCGCGACCTTCCTCGATGCGGAGGGCAAAGAACGTCCCTGCATCATGGGTTCCTACGGCATCGGGATAACCCGTACGCCGCAGGCCGCACTCGAGAAATATTACGACGAACGAGGTATTATCTGGCCCAAGAGCATCGCGCCGTACCTGGTTGAGGTCATTCCTATCAGCATGGACAACGAAAACCACGTCGCCGCCGCCCAAAAAGTCTATGATCAGTTGAACGATGCGGGAATTGACGTGTTATGGGATGATCGGGATGAACGACCGGGAGTGAAGTTCAACGATGCGGATCTGATCGGTATCCCGATTAGAATCACGATCGGCGATAAGTCTCTGAAGGATAACAAGGTAGAGATGAAAGCGCGCAGCGGCTCGGACGTGGCTCTGGTTCCGCTTTCGGACATCGTGCAGGCTGTCAGAGACCTGGCCGGGAAGCTGAACTGA